In Nicotiana tabacum cultivar K326 chromosome 2, ASM71507v2, whole genome shotgun sequence, the following proteins share a genomic window:
- the LOC107765961 gene encoding mitochondrial ATP-independent inner membrane protease subunit 1a isoform X1 yields the protein MRVLQYLSQWKSKAKDGISQSLLVAKFLCLLHVTNNYICSPVMVYGPSMLPTLNLTGDVLLAEHLSPLLDKLGPGDVVLVRSPDNPRKTVTKRIVGMEGDTVTFLADPARSNRHVTLKVPKGHVWIQGDNIYASKDSRQLGPIPYGLILGKVLCRVWPPEGFGSL from the exons ATGAGAGTGTTACAGTACTTGAGTCAATGGAAGTCCAAAGCCAAAGACGGAATTTCACAATCACTTCTTGTCGCCAAATTCCTCTGCTTATTACATGTCACCAACAACTATATTTGCTCCCCTGTCAtg GTTTACGGTCCTAGTATGCTACCGACACTGAATCTTACCGGCGATGTTTTGCTGGCCGAACACTTATCGCCGTTGTTGGATAAGTTGGGACCAGGTGATGTAGTCCTCGTTCGCTCACCTGATAACCCTAGAAAGACTGTTACTAAACGCATTGTTGGTATGGAGGGCGATACTGTCACTTTTCTAGCCGACCCTGCTAGAAGTAACCGCCATGTCACCTTAAAG GTTCCAAAGGGGCATGTTTGGATTCAGGGAGATAATATTTATGCTTCCAAGGATTCGCGGCAACTCGGGCCAATCCCTTATGGTCTCATCCTGGGAAAAGTGTTGTGTAGA gtaTGGCCACCAGAGGGCTTTGGCTCATTATGA
- the LOC107765961 gene encoding mitochondrial ATP-independent inner membrane protease subunit 1a isoform X2, with product MEVQSQRRNFTITSCRQIPLLITCHQQLYLLPCHGMYVYGPSMLPTLNLTGDVLLAEHLSPLLDKLGPGDVVLVRSPDNPRKTVTKRIVGMEGDTVTFLADPARSNRHVTLKVPKGHVWIQGDNIYASKDSRQLGPIPYGLILGKVLCRVWPPEGFGSL from the exons ATGGAAGTCCAAAGCCAAAGACGGAATTTCACAATCACTTCTTGTCGCCAAATTCCTCTGCTTATTACATGTCACCAACAACTATATTTGCTCCCCTGTCAtggtatgtat GTTTACGGTCCTAGTATGCTACCGACACTGAATCTTACCGGCGATGTTTTGCTGGCCGAACACTTATCGCCGTTGTTGGATAAGTTGGGACCAGGTGATGTAGTCCTCGTTCGCTCACCTGATAACCCTAGAAAGACTGTTACTAAACGCATTGTTGGTATGGAGGGCGATACTGTCACTTTTCTAGCCGACCCTGCTAGAAGTAACCGCCATGTCACCTTAAAG GTTCCAAAGGGGCATGTTTGGATTCAGGGAGATAATATTTATGCTTCCAAGGATTCGCGGCAACTCGGGCCAATCCCTTATGGTCTCATCCTGGGAAAAGTGTTGTGTAGA gtaTGGCCACCAGAGGGCTTTGGCTCATTATGA
- the LOC107765960 gene encoding solanesyl diphosphate synthase 2, chloroplastic-like: MMSVTCHNLEIGRTPLEFLACGCSSNNKVLRNVSRGGFNARKLFFCRQEIGRCRSFSTKASLSGVAPVLDLNKSAKPISLTNVFEVVADDLLTLNKNLQNIVGSENPVLMSAAEQIFGAGGKRVRPALVFLVSRATAAISGLKELTIEHRRLAEIIEMIHTASLIHDDVLDESDIRRGKDTVHQLYGTRVAVLAGDFMFAQSSWYLANLENLEVIKLISQVIKDFASGEIKQASNLFDCDVELEEYLLKSYYKTASLIAASTKGAAIFSGVDRDISEQMFQYGKNLGLSFQVVDDILDFTQSAVQLGKPAGSDLAKGNLTAPVLFALEKEPKLRNIIESEFRDADSLEEAINLVKTTGGIQRAQDLAKEKADLALQSLKCLPSSPFRAALEEIVKYNLERIE; the protein is encoded by the exons ATGATGTCTGTGACTTGCCATAATCTTGAGATTGGGAGAACTCCATTGGAATTTTTGGCTTGTGGGTGTTCTTCTAATAACAAGGTGTTAAGGAATGTAAGTAGAGGAGGATTCAATGCTCGGAAATTGTTCTTCTGTAGACAAGAAATTGGTCGCTGTCGTTCGTTTTCAACTAAGGCTTCACTTAGTG GGGTGGCGCCAGTGTTGGATTTGAATAAGTCAGCAAAACCTATTTCACTTACTAATGTGTTTGAAGTGGTTGCTGATGACCTCCTTACACTAAACAAAAACTTACAGAAT ATTGTTGGTTCAGAGAATCCAGTTTTGATGTCTGCAGCGGAGCAGATTTTTGGTGCTGGTGGCAAAAGGGTGAGACCTGCTTTGGTGTTCCTAGTGTCAAGGGCCACAGCAGCAATTTCTGGTTTGAA GGAACTGACCATAGAACACAGAAGGTTAGCTGAAATCATTGAAATGATCCATACTGCAAGCTTGATACATGATGATGTGTTAGATGAAAGTGACATACGAAGAG GAAAGGACACAGTTCACCAATTATATGGTACTAGAGTGGCGGTACTGGCTGGTGATTTTATGTTTGCACAGTCGTCATGGTACCTAGCTAACCTTGAAAACCTTGAAGTCATAAAGCTCATTAGTCAG GTTATTAAAGACTTTGCAAGTGGTGAAATAAAGCAGGCTTCTAATCTGTTTGACTGTGATGTTGAGCTGGAAGAATATTTGCTCAAGAGTTACTATAAAACAGCCTCCCTGATTGCTGCAAGCACCAAAGGAGCTGCCATTTTCAGTGGTGTTGACCGTGATATTAGCGAACAGATGTTTCAGTATGGGAAGAATCTTGGTTTATCGTTCCAGGTTGTTGATGACATATTGGACTTCACTCAATCAGCAGTGCAATTGGGGAAGCCAGCTGGAAGTGACTTAGCCAAGGGAAACCTTACTGCACCAGTACTTTTTGCATTAGAGAAAGAGCCAAAACTTAGGAATATAATTGAATCAGAATTTCGTGATGCTGATTCTCTTGAGGAGGCCATTAATCTAGTCAAGACCACCGGGGGAATTCAGCGAGCACAAGATTTGGCAAAGGAGAAAGCTGATTTAGCACTGCAGAGCCTAAAATGCCTTCCTTCTAGTCCTTTCCGAGCAGCACTTGAGGAAATTGTGAAGTATAATCTGGAGAGAATTGAATAG